One window from the genome of Rariglobus hedericola encodes:
- a CDS encoding class II aldolase/adducin family protein, which translates to MSANTPLDALLNLSHQLGREDRRLAILGEGNISVRHDAETFTVKASGSNLATLAAAGTATCRFDKLIPLLASAGMSDAAIEESLFAARISTDSKKPSVETIFHAYLLTLPGVNYVGHTHPITINQVLCSTHARSFATHRLFPDEIVCCGVESVFVPYTDPGLKLSQAIKTAVEEYINRLSRSPRIILLENHGLIALGATPEAVLAGTLMTAKSAEIYVGAASIGGAPKFLTDAQVERIAGRPDEHYRQKALGLST; encoded by the coding sequence ATGTCTGCCAACACGCCGCTCGACGCCCTCCTCAACCTCTCGCACCAACTCGGTCGGGAGGACCGTCGCCTCGCCATTCTTGGCGAGGGCAACATATCCGTTCGCCACGATGCCGAGACGTTTACCGTCAAGGCCTCCGGCTCGAATCTCGCCACGCTCGCCGCTGCCGGCACCGCCACGTGCCGCTTTGATAAACTGATTCCACTACTCGCTTCCGCGGGCATGTCGGATGCCGCGATCGAAGAGTCGCTATTCGCCGCACGCATCTCGACCGATTCAAAAAAACCGTCGGTCGAAACGATTTTCCACGCCTACTTGCTCACGCTGCCGGGCGTTAATTACGTCGGTCACACGCATCCGATTACAATTAACCAAGTGCTGTGCTCGACTCACGCGCGTTCGTTCGCAACGCACCGCTTGTTCCCCGACGAGATCGTCTGCTGCGGAGTCGAAAGCGTCTTCGTTCCCTACACCGATCCCGGTCTCAAGCTCTCGCAAGCGATCAAGACCGCCGTCGAGGAATACATCAACCGTCTCTCTCGTTCGCCTCGCATCATCCTCTTGGAAAACCACGGATTGATCGCGCTCGGCGCCACGCCGGAAGCCGTTCTAGCCGGCACGTTGATGACCGCAAAATCCGCCGAGATCTATGTCGGAGCCGCCTCAATCGGGGGTGCCCCCAAGTTCCTCACCGACGCGCAGGTCGAGCGAATCGCAGGCCGCCCCGACGAACACTATCGGCAAAAAGCGCTGGGCCTTTCCACCTAA
- a CDS encoding helix-turn-helix domain-containing protein has translation MQKSPNTLPTEIVVSEQAHGMCANLGVRVRACVTAQLQRWTFPNLAAPYWRLYLMEGPGAEVSWKGKRIMLSPESAWLIAPDTPFGTALRNPATQCYVHFTLAPGVLVAPGIYEVPLSQEMRRWHGCAVSARTSEAGGIAWLALILGALDYLPLGSLSERQIDPRVQRALEHMERDLGAPHTLESLAVVAGMHGRALIRLFRKETSDTPMACLRARRISTACELLHHGDRKIDDIATAVGFCDRYHFTKTFRKFREITPAAFRALRQGLQQME, from the coding sequence GTGCAAAAGTCACCCAACACCTTGCCGACGGAAATTGTAGTGAGCGAACAGGCACATGGCATGTGTGCGAATTTGGGCGTGCGCGTGCGGGCGTGCGTTACCGCTCAACTGCAGCGGTGGACATTCCCGAATCTGGCCGCGCCTTACTGGCGGCTTTACTTGATGGAAGGACCGGGAGCGGAGGTAAGTTGGAAAGGAAAACGGATAATGCTGTCCCCAGAATCGGCGTGGTTGATCGCACCGGATACACCGTTCGGAACTGCGTTACGGAATCCAGCGACGCAGTGTTATGTGCATTTCACACTAGCTCCCGGAGTGTTGGTTGCACCGGGCATTTATGAGGTGCCGCTGTCTCAAGAAATGCGGCGGTGGCACGGGTGCGCGGTGTCAGCTCGAACATCTGAGGCGGGCGGTATTGCATGGCTCGCGTTGATCTTGGGAGCACTCGATTACCTGCCGCTCGGTTCGCTGAGTGAGCGCCAGATTGATCCTCGAGTGCAGCGCGCGTTGGAGCACATGGAGCGAGATCTAGGCGCCCCCCATACCCTCGAAAGTTTGGCGGTGGTGGCGGGAATGCACGGGCGGGCTTTGATACGATTATTTCGGAAAGAAACCAGCGACACGCCAATGGCTTGTTTGCGCGCGCGGAGGATTTCCACCGCCTGCGAGCTGTTGCATCATGGCGACCGTAAAATAGACGACATCGCCACTGCCGTTGGGTTTTGCGATCGCTACCACTTCACGAAAACTTTTAGAAAGTTTCGCGAGATCACGCCCGCGGCATTCCGCGCGTTGAGGCAGGGATTGCAGCAGATGGAATGA
- a CDS encoding alpha-amylase — MHRLRFRQVHLDFHTNGDIPDIGKKFSKLRFQEALKAGHVDSITLFSKCHHGYSYHPTNVGTQHPHLKFDLLGQQIEACREIGVRCPIYLSAGVDELTAMAHPEWIVKNRDGTSYDPLQVGWFKKLRFNSAYLDYLCAQIEEVVQRWPDNDGIFLDIISPWDDFSEHTLRDMLALGLSPSKPEDVCTYTQRTLLNYYERTNAAARSVRKDTPVFHNGGHIPVGATKFNFFNSHFELESLPTGGWGYDHFAFSARYAATQPRDFLGMTGKFHTTWGEFGGFKRPAALRYECAGMLAYGAKCSIGDQLHPNGDMNVDTYKLIGAAYAEVEAREPWIDNVRPVARIGLVSTESNQKLARGHETVSRADEGAARMLLETHLPFLVLDENAKWDRFDLIVFPDSFVLTPATIAKAKKFLAGGGKLLAAGGALLNADKSAFAIDPGAKLLGRSDSDPDYLVATALTPAVSIRSPVVIHGAAYEVKPTVKTRVLVERRTAYFNRTWEHFCSHQHAPDSPSKAAPAATLTANIAWFAHDIFTRYRNYGQPIYRDFVLAAIDHLLDGERPAVTSLPTDGRFSLLDQPSEKRLIAHLIYAPKSLRGANQSEGVNKSLEVIEDLIPLRNVQVAVQVPRQIHSARLVPENVVIPFTQKGGIVSLVVPEFTAHAMIELSYA; from the coding sequence ATGCACCGTCTTCGTTTCCGCCAGGTTCACCTCGACTTTCACACCAACGGCGACATTCCGGACATCGGAAAAAAGTTCTCCAAGCTCAGATTTCAAGAGGCGCTCAAGGCCGGACACGTCGACTCGATCACGCTCTTCTCTAAATGCCATCACGGCTACAGTTACCATCCGACCAATGTCGGCACGCAGCACCCGCATTTGAAATTCGATCTACTTGGCCAACAGATTGAAGCCTGCCGCGAAATCGGCGTGCGTTGCCCGATATATCTCAGCGCCGGCGTCGATGAATTGACCGCCATGGCGCACCCGGAGTGGATCGTGAAAAACCGCGACGGCACCAGTTACGATCCGCTCCAAGTGGGTTGGTTTAAAAAACTCCGCTTCAACTCAGCCTACCTCGATTACCTCTGCGCTCAGATTGAAGAAGTTGTCCAACGCTGGCCGGACAACGACGGCATCTTCCTCGATATCATCTCTCCGTGGGATGACTTCTCCGAGCACACCTTGCGCGACATGCTGGCGCTCGGACTCTCGCCTTCTAAGCCGGAAGATGTCTGCACTTACACGCAGCGCACGCTCCTCAACTATTACGAACGCACCAACGCCGCGGCCCGCAGCGTGCGTAAAGACACACCGGTTTTCCACAACGGCGGACACATCCCCGTCGGCGCGACGAAGTTCAACTTCTTCAATTCTCACTTTGAATTGGAATCTCTTCCTACCGGCGGTTGGGGCTACGACCACTTCGCTTTCTCAGCCCGCTACGCCGCCACCCAACCGCGCGATTTCCTCGGCATGACGGGTAAGTTCCACACAACGTGGGGCGAGTTCGGCGGCTTCAAACGTCCCGCCGCGCTTCGCTATGAATGCGCCGGCATGCTGGCCTACGGAGCCAAGTGCTCGATCGGCGACCAGCTCCATCCTAACGGCGATATGAACGTCGATACCTACAAGCTCATCGGCGCTGCCTATGCCGAGGTCGAGGCTCGCGAACCCTGGATCGACAACGTGCGCCCCGTCGCTCGCATCGGTTTAGTCAGCACCGAATCCAACCAGAAGCTCGCCCGCGGCCACGAAACCGTCAGCCGGGCCGACGAGGGTGCAGCGCGCATGCTGTTGGAAACGCACCTGCCCTTTCTCGTGCTCGACGAGAACGCGAAGTGGGACCGCTTCGACCTCATCGTATTCCCCGACTCCTTCGTGCTTACGCCGGCGACGATAGCTAAAGCCAAAAAATTCCTCGCAGGTGGAGGCAAGCTTCTCGCCGCCGGCGGCGCGTTGCTCAACGCCGACAAATCAGCCTTCGCCATCGACCCGGGGGCAAAGCTCCTCGGGCGTTCCGACAGCGATCCCGATTATCTCGTCGCCACAGCGCTCACGCCCGCCGTTTCCATTCGCTCGCCCGTCGTGATCCACGGCGCTGCTTACGAAGTGAAACCCACCGTTAAAACCCGAGTTCTAGTCGAGCGCCGCACGGCATACTTTAACCGCACATGGGAGCACTTCTGCTCACATCAACACGCTCCCGATTCACCGTCCAAGGCGGCGCCTGCAGCGACTTTGACCGCCAACATCGCGTGGTTTGCCCACGATATTTTCACGCGCTACCGCAACTATGGACAACCGATCTACCGCGACTTTGTCCTCGCCGCGATCGATCACCTGCTCGACGGCGAACGCCCCGCCGTCACCAGCCTACCAACTGACGGCCGCTTCAGTCTCCTCGATCAACCGTCCGAAAAACGCCTCATCGCTCATCTCATCTACGCGCCTAAATCCCTGCGCGGCGCCAACCAATCCGAAGGCGTGAATAAGTCACTCGAAGTCATCGAAGACCTCATTCCGCTGCGGAACGTTCAAGTCGCAGTCCAAGTCCCGCGCCAGATCCACTCCGCCCGTCTCGTGCCTGAAAACGTGGTCATTCCCTTCACTCAAAAAGGCGGCATTGTGTCACTTGTCGTTCCCGAGTTCACCGCCCACGCCATGATCGAGCTGAGCTATGCATAA
- a CDS encoding LamG-like jellyroll fold domain-containing protein, whose translation MSRHPYLRAVAALLCLSILVSTLRAYTPANLQTASDGTVQTIPLEAAVQASPAQIRIKTYAPGTFSIYRKSPDALSWGAAVATGVSLAGEGTWTDNTVSVGTLYEYRFVNTAGTTTNSIYPSGYILCGIQVDGTQPKGRMAVVVASDVLTTLPAEFAQYKADLFADGWTVHEILVPRAPNYSALGNGNILTTKVNAGGSGYVNSDYITLTNASGKTARGKITATNGVVSSVSIPNAGGGTGFSANEALTVSGGTSTGTGATLIGRVNTAQFTLRSPEAVTGGSGYTQGQDVTLTGAVSGKTAQVTIFNYPAGAVYWLTINSSDAGFIEKERLIMTGNTTGSGVGTIIADYLDGTGKLTQAGIYTTGSGYIEGDTVTLTGGTSGKTAQAVLGVNSDGVILSMEVTSSEVGFIEGEAIAVSGASAGSGVGPFTATVGGPLQSVQVLGGGSGYVNGNVVGFNYGTTAAQGVLNVTNGVITSITITSGGSGYTDSGYLYLTGLQTNSGGLNVSVNTVDNSGVGRNVNVVAGGSGYRDNDRVTITGATSGATATGSLIAPAGSVTGVSVVLPATFGANEALTLAPASGGSGATATAGSALNNYHLLIRDAVLAVNNAYPGELKNLALIGKVPVARSGLSDGAGADGHGSVAPYGTDAFYADTDGAIGMGWTDTGSNDGSSAINNIPGDGQFDQRKISEVGPNGRVELGFSRIDLSHGIQTETEALRTYFWKLHRYKVASPDFRPGRRVVDRLLYANERDAQLQSMPGVVGMNNVEFITNAALPRTRTGEDADQLYTIQNGPYLFYFKGNSGPMSGVGGRAVFWTGMQSHWGYWYEATRITNSANIMLKSLSEDSFTLSYTWNIWGLRYIYHRMGMGLEAGDMMKQSINNRGWTTGSDGGPYTYKFNAQNNGDYHGSLYMNHMGDPALRLFMFEPPTGLSVVKTAGNPVLTWTASPDSGVIGYHVYRAAHASAPFTRLTATPITGTTYTDTIVTTGSHVYMVRAVRLETTGGGTFYNASLGATQSVNLDAAPTAVAISTTTLPAFNWNSPGSVSLDAQGGVPQYAWSLASGALPAGLTFSSAGVLSGAPTVTGTFTFTAQVTDQLNQTANQAFTLTVNSSSATVLYPEATTYTDKARSTSSYGTDEVGYISNIAANQHETFQRYDLSGLALNNSFVRATLHLYVTSGTAAGVIANVQANLIADAQDGWIDRGISRPFTGVSNNGSGKTRVACAGHGFTNGTQVSLAGLTGTGAPSNGPYALTVVDADNFDLLTVAFGSWTYDPALAFVSTTSMTYNTRPTSYNAGVPTLTDSGVNTPGTLLQFDVTSYVRETLANDSLKKMSLRFFTATQQTVTVGSANAYGSARPYIVFETTNAPDIAVISPTASPACIYTGSGILISTTVTPLPARAGSLTLQWTKVSGQGTVTFTSATSLSTGATFGSPGDYVLRLTANDGVDQSSRDIPVRVLSIPVNGPADGALKLRLALDETSGTTAVDSSGVASTTNGTFFESPAWNAAGRIGGGLTFSGGFQRVEVADSSTNPNPLDGLGKMTISLWFKADSIPSGGSAYAGIITKRIGPFNKESYRVELRGGTGNATISVTISGGTTLVAATTVAAGQWYHLCVVFDGSQATNNLRIYVNGSADKFSTITPTSVPRNNTAPLKIGSNDAWNFFGTIDEARIYNRALDLTEIQDLAAATPANMGPVVSAGTAIAGNTGELLPLSGSVIDDGNPAGSSLVLGWSKSAGLGNAAFGNAAAATTTANFNQAGAYTLRLTANDGAVTTYAQTTASIVAASGIDTWRMTHFGTTDATGNRADNASAANDGMANLLKYALGLNPNLPATAASAGLILQVQTVEGSNYLSYTFTGTAADVTYVVEATSDLNGTWTSLYTHSGSAPGTVKVDDTQSLSSVTKRFMRLRVTRP comes from the coding sequence ATGAGCAGACACCCCTACCTGCGCGCCGTTGCGGCTTTGCTTTGCCTCTCGATTTTGGTCTCGACGCTTCGCGCCTACACGCCGGCCAACTTGCAGACCGCCTCGGATGGCACTGTCCAGACCATCCCCCTTGAGGCCGCCGTTCAGGCGAGTCCCGCGCAGATACGGATAAAAACCTACGCGCCCGGCACCTTTAGCATCTACCGCAAATCGCCCGACGCGCTCTCCTGGGGCGCCGCGGTCGCGACCGGCGTCTCGCTCGCGGGCGAGGGCACGTGGACGGACAACACCGTCTCCGTCGGCACGCTTTACGAGTATCGTTTCGTCAATACCGCCGGCACGACGACCAACTCGATTTATCCCTCGGGCTACATCCTGTGCGGTATCCAAGTTGACGGCACGCAGCCCAAAGGCCGCATGGCCGTGGTCGTGGCCTCCGACGTCCTGACGACGCTGCCTGCCGAGTTCGCGCAATACAAAGCCGACCTCTTCGCTGACGGCTGGACCGTGCACGAGATCCTCGTGCCGCGTGCGCCCAACTACTCCGCGCTCGGCAACGGCAACATCCTCACGACCAAGGTCAACGCCGGCGGCTCCGGATACGTGAACAGCGACTACATCACGCTCACCAACGCCTCCGGGAAAACCGCGCGCGGCAAGATCACCGCCACCAACGGAGTCGTCTCCTCCGTCTCGATTCCGAATGCCGGCGGCGGCACGGGCTTCTCCGCCAATGAGGCGCTCACCGTCTCGGGAGGCACCTCGACCGGAACCGGCGCCACGCTGATCGGTCGCGTCAATACCGCCCAATTCACCCTCCGGTCTCCCGAAGCAGTCACCGGCGGTTCCGGTTACACCCAAGGCCAGGACGTGACGCTCACCGGCGCCGTCAGCGGAAAGACCGCGCAGGTCACGATCTTCAACTATCCGGCGGGCGCGGTCTATTGGCTCACCATCAATTCCAGCGATGCCGGCTTCATCGAAAAAGAGCGCCTCATCATGACGGGCAATACGACCGGCTCCGGTGTCGGCACGATCATCGCGGACTACCTTGATGGAACGGGCAAGCTGACCCAGGCCGGCATCTACACCACGGGCTCCGGTTACATCGAAGGTGACACCGTCACCTTGACGGGCGGCACCAGCGGCAAGACCGCCCAGGCGGTCCTGGGCGTCAATTCCGACGGTGTGATCCTTTCCATGGAGGTCACCTCCAGCGAGGTCGGCTTCATCGAGGGCGAGGCCATCGCCGTGTCGGGCGCCTCCGCCGGCTCGGGCGTCGGACCCTTCACGGCCACGGTAGGCGGGCCGCTTCAATCCGTGCAGGTCCTCGGCGGTGGCTCGGGTTACGTAAACGGAAACGTAGTGGGATTCAACTACGGAACCACCGCCGCTCAAGGCGTGCTGAACGTCACCAACGGCGTCATCACCTCGATCACCATCACCTCGGGCGGCTCGGGCTACACCGACAGCGGCTACCTCTACCTGACCGGTCTCCAGACCAACTCGGGCGGCCTGAACGTGTCGGTCAACACCGTGGACAACTCCGGCGTGGGCCGGAATGTGAACGTTGTCGCCGGCGGTTCCGGCTATCGCGACAACGACCGCGTGACCATCACCGGGGCGACCAGCGGCGCCACCGCCACCGGTTCGCTCATCGCGCCCGCCGGATCCGTCACCGGCGTCTCGGTGGTCCTGCCCGCCACCTTCGGCGCGAACGAGGCGCTCACGCTCGCGCCCGCATCCGGTGGAAGCGGCGCCACTGCGACCGCGGGTTCCGCACTCAACAATTACCACCTGCTCATTCGTGACGCCGTCCTGGCGGTCAACAACGCCTACCCGGGCGAACTGAAAAATCTCGCCCTGATCGGCAAAGTGCCGGTCGCCCGCAGCGGCCTGAGCGATGGAGCAGGCGCCGACGGCCACGGCAGTGTCGCCCCCTACGGCACCGACGCCTTCTACGCCGACACCGACGGGGCGATTGGAATGGGTTGGACCGACACCGGCTCCAACGACGGCTCGAGCGCCATCAACAACATCCCGGGCGACGGCCAGTTCGACCAACGCAAGATCTCCGAGGTGGGCCCCAACGGACGCGTCGAGCTCGGCTTCAGCCGCATTGACCTCTCCCACGGTATCCAGACCGAGACCGAGGCCCTGCGCACTTACTTCTGGAAGCTCCACCGCTACAAGGTGGCCAGCCCCGATTTCCGGCCCGGCCGTCGCGTTGTTGATCGCCTGCTCTATGCCAACGAGCGCGACGCCCAGCTTCAATCCATGCCCGGCGTCGTCGGCATGAACAATGTCGAGTTCATCACCAACGCCGCACTTCCGCGCACGAGGACCGGAGAGGACGCCGACCAGCTCTACACCATCCAAAACGGCCCCTACCTGTTTTACTTCAAAGGCAACAGCGGACCGATGAGCGGTGTCGGTGGTCGCGCCGTTTTCTGGACCGGCATGCAGAGCCACTGGGGCTACTGGTATGAGGCCACCCGGATAACCAACAGCGCGAACATCATGCTGAAGTCGCTTTCCGAGGATAGTTTCACGCTGAGCTACACGTGGAATATCTGGGGCCTGCGCTACATCTACCATCGCATGGGCATGGGCCTCGAAGCGGGCGACATGATGAAACAGAGCATCAACAACCGCGGCTGGACCACCGGCTCCGACGGCGGCCCCTACACCTACAAGTTCAACGCCCAAAACAACGGCGACTACCACGGCTCGCTCTACATGAACCATATGGGCGACCCCGCGCTGCGCCTCTTCATGTTCGAGCCGCCCACGGGCCTGAGCGTGGTCAAGACCGCCGGCAACCCCGTCCTCACTTGGACTGCCTCGCCCGATTCCGGCGTCATCGGTTACCACGTTTATCGCGCCGCCCACGCCTCCGCTCCGTTCACCCGCCTGACCGCGACTCCGATCACGGGCACCACCTACACCGACACTATCGTCACGACCGGCAGTCACGTTTACATGGTGCGGGCCGTTCGCCTCGAAACCACCGGCGGCGGCACCTTCTACAACGCCAGCCTCGGCGCCACCCAGTCCGTCAACCTCGACGCTGCGCCCACCGCCGTCGCGATCTCCACCACCACGCTTCCGGCCTTCAACTGGAATTCGCCCGGTTCCGTCTCCCTCGACGCCCAGGGCGGCGTGCCCCAATACGCCTGGTCGCTCGCTTCCGGCGCGCTGCCCGCCGGCCTCACGTTCTCCAGCGCCGGCGTCCTCTCCGGCGCGCCCACCGTCACGGGCACGTTCACGTTCACCGCCCAAGTGACCGATCAGCTCAATCAGACGGCCAACCAAGCTTTCACACTGACGGTCAACTCCTCCAGCGCGACCGTCCTCTATCCCGAGGCCACCACCTACACCGACAAGGCCAGGTCCACCAGCTCCTACGGCACCGACGAGGTCGGCTATATTTCCAACATCGCCGCCAACCAGCACGAGACCTTCCAGCGCTATGACCTTTCCGGCCTCGCGCTCAACAACAGCTTCGTCCGCGCCACGCTCCATCTCTACGTCACCAGCGGCACGGCCGCCGGCGTCATCGCCAACGTCCAGGCCAACCTCATCGCCGACGCGCAGGACGGCTGGATCGACCGCGGCATCTCGCGACCCTTCACCGGCGTCAGCAACAACGGCTCCGGCAAGACCCGCGTCGCCTGTGCCGGCCACGGCTTCACCAACGGCACCCAAGTCTCGCTTGCCGGCCTCACCGGCACCGGCGCCCCCTCCAACGGTCCCTACGCGCTCACCGTCGTGGACGCGGACAACTTCGACCTCCTCACCGTTGCCTTCGGCTCCTGGACCTACGATCCCGCCCTGGCCTTCGTTTCTACGACGAGCATGACCTACAACACGCGTCCCACGAGCTACAACGCCGGCGTCCCCACGCTCACCGACTCCGGCGTCAACACCCCCGGCACGCTCCTGCAGTTCGACGTGACTTCCTACGTTCGCGAAACCCTCGCCAACGACTCGTTGAAAAAAATGAGCCTGCGTTTCTTCACCGCGACACAGCAGACCGTCACCGTCGGCTCCGCCAACGCCTACGGTTCGGCACGGCCCTATATCGTTTTTGAAACCACCAACGCCCCCGACATCGCGGTCATCTCTCCCACCGCGAGCCCGGCGTGCATCTACACGGGCTCCGGTATCCTTATCAGCACTACAGTCACTCCGCTGCCGGCCCGCGCCGGCTCGCTCACGCTGCAATGGACCAAGGTCTCCGGTCAGGGCACCGTCACCTTCACGAGCGCAACCTCCCTCTCGACCGGCGCCACGTTCGGCTCCCCCGGCGACTACGTCCTCCGCCTGACGGCCAACGACGGCGTGGACCAGTCCAGCCGCGACATCCCGGTGCGCGTGCTCTCCATCCCCGTCAACGGTCCGGCCGACGGCGCCCTCAAATTGCGCCTCGCGCTCGACGAGACGAGCGGCACCACCGCCGTGGACAGCTCGGGCGTGGCATCCACCACCAACGGCACCTTCTTCGAATCGCCCGCATGGAACGCCGCGGGCCGCATCGGCGGCGGGCTCACTTTCAGCGGCGGATTTCAGCGCGTCGAGGTGGCCGATTCGTCCACCAACCCCAATCCGCTCGACGGCCTCGGCAAGATGACGATCTCGCTCTGGTTCAAAGCCGACAGCATCCCCTCCGGCGGCAGCGCCTACGCAGGCATCATCACCAAGCGTATCGGCCCCTTCAACAAAGAGTCCTATCGCGTCGAACTGCGCGGCGGCACCGGCAACGCGACGATCTCCGTCACCATCTCCGGGGGCACAACCCTCGTGGCCGCCACCACTGTGGCCGCGGGCCAATGGTATCACCTCTGCGTCGTTTTCGACGGCTCGCAGGCCACCAACAACCTCCGGATCTATGTCAACGGCAGCGCCGATAAATTCAGCACCATTACCCCGACGAGCGTCCCGCGAAACAACACCGCGCCACTCAAGATCGGCTCGAACGACGCCTGGAATTTCTTCGGCACGATCGACGAGGCCCGCATCTACAACCGTGCGCTGGACCTCACGGAGATCCAGGACCTTGCCGCTGCCACGCCCGCCAACATGGGGCCGGTCGTCTCCGCCGGCACCGCGATTGCGGGCAACACCGGCGAACTTCTCCCTCTCTCCGGATCGGTGATCGACGACGGCAATCCGGCCGGCTCTTCCTTGGTCCTCGGCTGGAGCAAGTCCGCGGGTCTCGGCAACGCGGCCTTCGGCAACGCGGCGGCCGCCACCACCACGGCGAATTTTAACCAGGCCGGCGCCTACACGCTGCGGCTCACGGCCAACGACGGCGCCGTCACCACCTACGCGCAGACCACGGCGTCCATCGTGGCGGCTTCCGGCATCGACACGTGGCGGATGACCCACTTCGGCACGACCGACGCGACCGGCAACCGCGCCGACAACGCCAGCGCGGCCAACGACGGCATGGCCAATCTCCTGAAGTATGCACTCGGCCTAAATCCCAACCTCCCCGCCACTGCGGCCTCCGCCGGGCTGATTCTCCAAGTGCAGACGGTCGAAGGTAGCAACTACCTCAGCTATACTTTTACGGGAACGGCCGCGGATGTGACCTACGTTGTCGAAGCGACCAGCGATCTTAACGGAACTTGGACATCGCTCTACACGCACAGCGGTTCGGCCCCCGGCACCGTCAAAGTGGACGACACCCAATCTCTCTCGTCGGTGACGAAGCGTTTCATGCGCCTGCGCGTTACCCGTCCCTAA
- a CDS encoding MFS transporter: MNAIRSTHDNTALAASASGSEGGELTGGLTFLLAAVAGLGVAALYYTQPMLAVMAADLRVSPAALGAVPMLTQLGYAAGILLLAPLGDRLDRRRIILAKTATLAGTLAVAAFAQGITVLLAASFVLGLAATLAQDVVSSAATLAPERSRGRVVGSVMTGLLLGILLSRAVSGLVAQYFGWRAMLGLSAVGMVAAMVPVWRLLPSLRVTTRLPYGELLRSLGGLWRRHPELRRAAWAQGLLAVGFSAFWSSLALMLSAEPFRLGSAAAGAFGLAGAVGALAAPLAGRLADRRGPAWVTRICSALAVASFAGMLGACWLEPRAQLAAMALAVVGFDLGVQATLIGHQTIIYGLDAEARSRLNAVLIAAMFAGMSLGAGLGGVLLQAAGWKGVMALATVSSAVAFALRLPRGSRP, from the coding sequence ATGAATGCTATTCGATCAACGCATGACAATACGGCCCTCGCCGCCTCCGCTTCGGGCAGTGAAGGCGGGGAACTGACGGGCGGGCTGACTTTCCTGCTGGCGGCGGTTGCCGGGCTCGGCGTGGCGGCGCTCTACTACACGCAGCCGATGCTCGCGGTGATGGCGGCGGACCTGCGGGTTTCGCCGGCGGCGCTGGGGGCGGTGCCGATGCTGACGCAACTCGGCTATGCGGCCGGTATTCTCCTGCTTGCCCCGCTGGGCGACCGGCTTGATCGGAGGCGCATTATTCTCGCGAAGACGGCGACGCTGGCCGGCACGCTCGCGGTGGCGGCGTTTGCGCAGGGCATTACGGTGTTGTTGGCCGCGAGCTTTGTCCTGGGTCTGGCGGCGACGTTGGCGCAGGACGTGGTTTCCTCCGCCGCGACGTTGGCGCCGGAGCGCAGTCGCGGCCGCGTGGTGGGTTCGGTGATGACGGGGCTGCTGCTGGGCATCCTGCTCTCGCGCGCGGTCAGCGGACTGGTGGCGCAATATTTCGGCTGGCGTGCGATGCTCGGTCTGTCGGCGGTCGGCATGGTGGCGGCGATGGTGCCGGTGTGGCGTCTCCTGCCTTCGCTGCGCGTCACTACGCGGCTGCCCTACGGCGAGCTGTTGCGTTCGCTGGGCGGGCTGTGGCGGCGTCATCCGGAACTGCGCCGGGCGGCGTGGGCGCAGGGGCTGCTCGCGGTGGGCTTCAGCGCCTTCTGGTCCTCGCTCGCGCTGATGCTGAGCGCGGAGCCTTTCCGGTTGGGCAGCGCGGCGGCGGGTGCTTTCGGACTGGCGGGAGCGGTGGGCGCGTTGGCCGCGCCGCTGGCCGGCCGGCTGGCGGACAGACGCGGTCCGGCCTGGGTGACGCGGATTTGCTCGGCATTGGCGGTCGCCTCCTTTGCCGGAATGCTGGGCGCCTGCTGGCTGGAGCCGCGCGCTCAACTGGCTGCGATGGCGCTGGCGGTGGTGGGATTTGACCTCGGCGTGCAGGCAACGCTCATCGGCCACCAGACGATCATCTACGGACTCGATGCGGAGGCGCGCAGCCGGCTCAACGCGGTGCTGATCGCGGCGATGTTCGCCGGCATGTCGCTCGGGGCCGGGCTTGGCGGGGTGTTGCTGCAGGCTGCGGGCTGGAAGGGCGTGATGGCGCTCGCCACCGTGTCGTCGGCCGTCGCGTTTGCGTTGCGCCTGCCTAGAGGAAGCCGGCCTTAA